The sequence TTTTTTCAAAACTTTTCCGCTACCAGCACAATAAGGACATCTATGGTTGATTATTCTACCTTCTCCATTACAAGTTGGACATGTATATGTTCTAACAAAACTACCAAAAAAACTCCTTTGTTCCTCTCTTATAACCCCTTTACCATTACATCTCGGACAAGTTTCAAAACTGGTGCCGTTTTCTGCTCCGGTACCATGACAGTGCTGACATACTTCGTACCTGTTGTACTCAACAATTTTCTTAACATCGTACATAATTTCTTCTAATTTTAAACTGATTACTACATTAATATCTTCTCCACGTTCTTTGGCAACGTTTCTTTGTCTAGAAGAAGACCTACCTCCGCTTCCTTGTGTACCAAAGAACATATCGAAAAAGTCNNCGCTCTGCCTCTTCTTTATTTTCACGGTGTCTATCAGGATGCCACTCTTTAACTTTTTGTCTATACGCCTTTTTTATCTCTTCTTGTGATGCATTTCTATCTACTCCTAAGATTTTGTAATAATCTTTTCTTTCAGCCATAATTATTTATCACCTTCTTTTGAGTCGATTCCTTCCGCAGTTTGTTCCTCGGAACCGGCATTTTCGTCACAAGGGTTTTTCTTGTCTTCAACTTTTCCCTTGACCCCGTTCGGGGTGTTCTCCTTCGGTTTAACAGCAACTATAACCCTTGCTGGTTTTATTACTTCGCCTTCCAATTTGTAACCAATTGATTGGACATCGTATATGCAGTATTCGTTCACTTCTTTCGTTTCAAACTTGTCAATAACATCGTGTTCGAATGGATCGAATTGATCACCTTTTTGAGGAACGATAAATTTCATTTTCAAGGAGTCAAAGACCTTCAACATGTCTTTGTAAACCATCTCAACTGCCGAAACAAATTCAG is a genomic window of Petrotoga miotherma DSM 10691 containing:
- a CDS encoding nucleotide exchange factor GrpE gives rise to the protein MEKRDKAEEREERAQREEREEMKETKEKESNQEDIESLKKKVEELEKENKELKNELKKVEKERDEFKEYSIYLKTKFEDYKNLVEKEKKQIKLSTTKKIIEKLLVPFEKLKLSLNYKDEPEFVSAVEMVYKDMLKVFDSLKMKFIVPQKGDQFDPFEHDVIDKFETKEVNEYCIYDVQSIGYKLEGEVIKPARVIVAVKPKENTPNGVKGKVEDKKNPCDENAGSEEQTAEGIDSKEGDK
- a CDS encoding DnaJ domain-containing protein; the protein is MAERKDYYKILGVDRNASQEEIKKAYRQKVKEWHPDRHRENKEEAERXLFRYVLWYTRKRR